In Microcaecilia unicolor chromosome 1, aMicUni1.1, whole genome shotgun sequence, the following are encoded in one genomic region:
- the LOC115470288 gene encoding nuclear apoptosis-inducing factor 1-like yields the protein MAPRLPPTRKGNFSDAEIELLVQEIDRRHTFLFAPTGQRLAATTKQREWEAVRDHLNAVFHSGRDVEDCKRKWRRLRRDVRQKAGGNPPAHDTANLTPLERIVHRLLPQEGIHGVPGTLDTSAQPEGTGDDSHSDEAGPSGLQAQQRTAAAAAAAAEDEEALPPLPSPPSLPSPAAAAAERIPAATPAAAFADNEEDGERGSPPRQRLSSHRRQLMRVTTQLLRHNVELHEHRREKLQVQQEKLQVQREVLQVQREMLQVQREALQVQREAVEGQHAMLQQLQQLEHSIEGLRRDLTPPTPAVLQHQELASTSSSGQQPAAKRRTLRSSASPATAAPPTRPAPILGPVARLEGSTTRWPAFERAAEEAGCHLHTQDMSYKWGSQYLLRNTGFVFTES from the exons ATGGCACCGAGGCTGCCTCcgacccgcaagggtaattttagCGATGCCGAAAtcgagctcctggtgcaggagatagacAGAAGACACACatttctgtttgctcccacaggccaGAGACTCGCTGCTACtaccaagcagcgggaatgggaggcggtcCGGGACCAcctgaatgcagtcttccacagTGGCagagatgtggaagactgcaaacgtaAGTGGCGCAGGCTGAGACGGGATGTGAGACAGAAGGCTGGTGGGAACCCCCCAGCACATGACACCGCAAACCTGACACCCCTGGAGCGGATTGTTCACCGCCtgttaccccaggagggcattcaTGGCGTCCCTGGgacccttgacacatcagcacagcctgagggcacaG gtgatgacagccactcAGATGAGGCTGGGCCTAGTGGGCTACAGGCCCAGCAAagaactgcagcagcagcagcagcagcagcagaagacgAAGAGGCGCTACCTCCACTTCCATCACCTCCATCACTTCCatcacctgcagcagcagcagcagagcgaaTACCTGCAGCTACACCAGCTGCAGCCTTTGCTGATAATGAAGAGGATGGAGAAAGGGGGTCACCTCCTCGCCAGAGGCTATCGAGCCACAGGAGGCAACTGATGCGTGTGACAACTCAGTTGCTGCGCCACAATGTGGAGCTGCATGAACACCGGCGGGAGAAGCTCCAGGTGCAGCAGGAGAAGCTCCAGGTGCAGCGGGAGGTGCTCCAGGTGCAGCGGGAGATGCTCCAGGTGCAGCGGGAGGCGCTCCAGGTGCAGCGGGAGGCGGTAGAGGGCCAACATGCTatgctccagcaactccaacagctggAGCATAGCATCGAGGGCCTGCGCCGTGACCTGACAccacctactccagccgtgctgcAGCACCAGGAACTGGCCTCAACGTCCTCTAGTGGCCAGCAACCAGCGGCTAAACGGAGGACCTTGAGGTCAtccgcctccccagccactgctgCACCACCCACCagaccagctcccattctgggtcctgtggccaggttgGAGGGCAGCACTACAAGGTGGCCTGCCTTTGAAAGGGCAGCTGAGGAAGCAGGCTGCCATCTGCATACTCAGGACA